Genomic window (Daucus carota subsp. sativus chromosome 5, DH1 v3.0, whole genome shotgun sequence):
gtataatatatttttttgcctTGCCTTGTGCTAATGTAAAGTTGTAGTTTTCCTTTCATTTAACACAAATATATCTACTGAGTAGACTATTAATTCCTTTGACAAAATAAATAGAGCTCCGCTATGTATAACCGATTATAATTGGGTGAtgatatagtaacatatatcaaattaaatAGCAAATAACTTTATAATTCCGGTCTAAAAAATATCAGATATATCAAACCGGCCAATGCCAAAGTTGGGTATGTTTATATGATATTTGGATGATACCATGTACAGATACACGGTTCTTCATTTTTGACCCCTAGATTTGCAGAGAAAATGGTAAACAACATGTTTGTTGTGGAGAATGAATTCTTCAAGTAATGGATCATGATacaagcagcagcagcagcagcgaTGATTACACCAGTAATATTGGCGAGGGCGACAACCATGTTTTGTTAAATGTCTACGATCTCACACCTCTGAATAAATACCTCTTCTGCTTTGGCTTAGGCATCTTTCATTCTGGCATTGAAGGTTAACATACCATGcttttacatatatacataatacatgTTTGTAGACATGGGAGGACCTGATCCCTGATTTTTTAAGTACGAGTTAGTCCTGTGATTATAAATCCTGGGTCCGTCACTGTTTGTAGATAGATATTACAACCATGCATGCATACCAATACAGAATAATGCATTTATGTTGGTTTGTGATTATGATATTTATGTATCTTTTAGCCAAGGACCAATATTTGTTTGTCTGTTTCCTGCTGTTGATCAGAGGAGCTCTGTTTTTGTTCTGTTTTCTTTTAATTctctagtttttttttctttaatttttgaataCAATGTGCTggatatttcaaaataataggaCAGATATCTGGGAACCATGTCCACCAGTGGAAGTCCATCTCCTTAATTTTACAAAAAGTTACTTGCAGATACTAGAGCGTTGTCTTGTAACCTAAACCTTTACGTGGTAATGCTCAGCTCTCTGAGACCCTTCCTCTCCATCTATGTAGTCCATTGGAGGGAAAGCTTCCCATCTTTGATTTCTCTGTGCCTAACTGAATGTCTGAAGAGAATAATGTCGCCACACCCCCGGGATGATTAATAATTTTGACATATTAAGGGCACGCATAGGATGTAGGTTCAGTAAAGGCGAGTCACACCAACATATCTTTGATTAGGAATGTGGAAGACATTTGAGCCAAGGGGTCTATAACTGCAGTCTGATCCTCGCCTAAAAAGAAGCTGACTAAACACCAGAACCAGTAATAGAAATTTTCATTGAGTTACACTGAAGCCATTAAGCATGCTTGGAATCAAATCTGGCAAATAATACATCTCAGTTTCACAGCTATTTTACAGCTCTAtctgaaattatatatttctgtaTTTTTTATTAAGTGTTCATCTAATACTACACAATCTCAGTTTTTGGAATGGAGTATGGTTTTGGAGCTCATGACTTATCCATTAGTGGAGTTTTTGAAGCGGAACCTAAGAGCTGCCCAGGTTACATCTACAGATGTTCCATCCCTCTAGGTCGTATAGACATGCCCGTCTCAGAATTCCGGAATTTTATTGAGAATGTGGCTTCCGAGTACCATGGTGACACATATAACCTTATTTCCAAGAACTGCAACCACTTTACAGATGACATGTCCTGCAGATTGACAGGGAGAAGGATTCCTGGGTGGGTGAATCGCCTTGCAAAGTTAGGTGTGTTCAACTCAAATTTTCTCTTCCCTCGACTAATTGTCTTGGTAGTTTCTGTCTTCTGTAGGCAATGCCAAATTTTGCTATTACTGCTGTTGAGTGATTACTAATGCACAGCATTGGCAAATTGATGAAACAGGAAACACCTTACTAAAGGATCATTTTAGCTCATTAGATTCATTACATTAACCAGTTGTCGTCTAGAGAATTTGTTTCATCTTTACCTAGCTCCATATGTGTTACTTTGCAATTCTTGGATATTTATGTCTACTGTCATGCTATGTACTCACTTTTTTCGTATGTATCAGGTTCTGTCTGCAGTTGCCTGCTTCCCGAAAGCCTCCAAGTAACAGCTGTTAGACAGCTTCCAGAGTATTATCCTTGTGCTGGTATGCCTGGACTTTCCTGCCTCATTTCCTCAAGTTCCCATCTTTAGAAATCAACTAAGCAAAATTTTCTCCACAGAAAACGATGCAGCTGAGTCTGTAACATCCAGGCAAtcaacagatatggatgatttAGAAAAAGACCATAAACAGTTACTATCTCCAGTATCAGGAAATGGCGAAGTAGTGTCATTCATTAGAGAGGTGAAGAGACGATTGTGATGAAACAAGTAAATATACAATCAGACAAAAACGATGAGGTGAACAATGTGAGCAAATTTCTTTGTAGTAACTTCATTGCTTGTAGGTGGTTACAATTGCACAGATTTATGATTTCTTCCCCagtttaatttttgatagtATGTTTCTACTTGTTTGGCTTGTACAATTAGAAAATGTATAACCCTTTGTTCCACTGGAATTCCCAACAGGAAATAGTTCCTGAGGAAATATAGTACATAATCAATAAACTAGTATGATTATAATGTTGTAGAACTATTAAGGTGTCGAAGAAGAAAATTTCTGAGAGGACCAATAGGAATTTACAATGATAGATTGGTTATAAACTGTATCAGTAGTTTAGCAAACTGTAACATATCTGCATTATACGTAGCTTTATATTTTCGATCATCTAGATTTCCTGTTGTTAAATCCTTGAAATAGTGGTTGAAGTCCTTGCCAAATTATGATTGCAGCCCCCCAAGACTTAATTTTGTAGATGTTCTTGCAGCAACCTCGTTTAACTCTTCTGGAAGTGTAGAATGGCCAAGCCTGCAATCCAATTTAAGAAGAAGTTTCATTACCTGTAGACTTGTATCAGTGTATATATTACAAGAGATAACCTTTGTTGGCATAAATTTACTATCAATCTATATATTACAATTTTGTTGTTGATCATGTTATTGGATTTGATATCAGAGCTGACGTCATGGATTCGATTTGATTAGGCAGAATCGGATTATAAGTATGTAAAACTGTGGATGAAGATgttggggccgtttggttgaACATAAGTGCTTTTCacttaaaagtaaaaaagtagAATAAAAGTCAGATAagaaatgtttggaaaagaagcctGCTTGGGGAGTAGTTCGCAAGAATGAAAAATGAAGAAGTCCTAAAACAAAAGTTAGGATGctcagttttttttaataagtaactgtacgaataagtgtttctaacttaaATCCAGAAACACCACCATTGATTCAATCAGATGAGAATCACAAGATCAAgaataaaatgaaatcaaatttgtaaaagttgcaaatgaaaataaaatttaaaaagtaacgattttgaaaataaattttaagatgataatatttttttacagtACTTTTAAGAAGGTAGTATGTTAGGTAATTtccttatttttttagttataatgTATTTTACTAAACAAAACCAACAGTAAATATCATCTAATTCTTCTCgactctaattttaatgtattttattcTTAAGAATCATGTAACTCTTTTTAGTTCTAATGTTACATGGTtcaaatcaaaacaaatatgaaatctATGTTCTCTTTGCCAAATgtagaaatataaaatatgatttaaaattaatcaaaaaacatattatcacatgttaatattagaaaaatattattgaaagataataaaaatattaactatttatactaccaatttataatataaaaaatattatgaaaattaaatatgtaaaaataaatccaaagatttatatgatttaatcaaagttaaatatattatcatcaaatagtttattcaaaaaaattataatatccaaaaatactaaaaaacaataaaataatatcaaaaaataaattataaaaaagattttttttaattaaataaaaaatgaattttgaaacaTATAATCAACGAATTGCCGCTTCTCTGCCGGATATAACTAAAAATGCCTAGTATGTTTTACGAAATCGACGTAGTTAAATATCGAGAGGAGGGATGATATATTTTTGAGAGTGTGTACGGTACAAATATTGATCATAAAGTGACCAGAAACACAACTACACACCGGAATCGAAGCCAAAGTGAGAAACGATATAAGCAACCATCCCCTCCTCGTCGTCAAGGTCGGTAATGTTAATGTCACATATATTCTTCTTCATACTTTTatgttgtaaatataaatattaatataaattatgagttGGTTGATTATGGTTTTAGTTGTGTACATGTAAATTTGGTTATCTTCGTAAATGCTATTAGTGGATGCATAGCTATGATCTTACTCCTGCTTTGCACTCATCTCAATTGTGTTTGTAAACGTAGAATA
Coding sequences:
- the LOC108221531 gene encoding deSI-like protein At4g17486, which translates into the protein MDHDTSSSSSSDDYTSNIGEGDNHVLLNVYDLTPLNKYLFCFGLGIFHSGIEVFGMEYGFGAHDLSISGVFEAEPKSCPGYIYRCSIPLGRIDMPVSEFRNFIENVASEYHGDTYNLISKNCNHFTDDMSCRLTGRRIPGWVNRLAKLGSVCSCLLPESLQVTAVRQLPEYYPCAENDAAESVTSRQSTDMDDLEKDHKQLLSPVSGNGEVVSFIREVKRRL